The Thermosynechococcus sp. HN-54 DNA segment AGTTGATCTCTAAAGTAAGGCTGAGGTATTGGAAGCATCCCCCAATGAAAAAGCCAATTTTGATCACAACTGCCCTCCTAGGACTACTGGGCACTAGAGTTTTATTCCAAGCTGAGCATCAACTCGAAAACGTTTTCAAATAAATCTGTGGAGGAATAGGCGGATGACTTTAGACCTTTTGCCGATTCTAGTACCAGCACAGTTTGAACGCGCCTTGGCGCTGCCTGCGCAATCCCGTTGGCTGGGCCTGTATTGGGAGCCACAACTGGGGCATCCCTGCTACACTGATGGCCAGACAGTGGGCACAGCAAATCTGCAAGGATGGCAATTATTTTGCCAACATCCAGAGATACAACCCCGCCTGTTGTCCTATCAACTAACGGCAGGAGAACGGGTGCCCCGACACGGATTGCTCTTCGATCGCCAACATCGCCGTCTATACATTGGTGAACTAGAACGCATCCAAGAGTATTTGCAGCATCCAGTTGCCTTGGAAATTTTAGAGCCACTGACGCCAACACATCGCTTTTCCCTAAAAGAGGGTTGGCATTTCCTCAGGGAGAAGTGGTTAGTAGGGCTAGCCCTCCTGTTGTCGGCAATCGTGGGGGTGGGTGTTGTGCGTACGGCTGGAGAATACGTTTACGAGGTGGTCGAGGAGGTCTTTGACGATTGATCCAATAGCCAAAATCAAGTGTTCAATAGGGCAATGATCTCATGGCTAATGACCCGCAGTTGGTTTTGCAGATCTTCGCTGGGCAGATTGTTGCCACTAAAAACCCCCTGACCAATACTACTGAACCGCCACTGCTCACTCATATAGCTAAACCCCACGATGTCTAGACCAATGGCACGGCGTTGGGGAGAGTCTGGATCGCCATAGAGGCGGATTTGCAGGAGCAAACTGCGGGCTTGCCAGCGGCGACTCCAGCCGGGTAGGTGAAAGCCAATGTCAATCGAATCGGGATCCACCAAGTTACGGGTGTGGGGGTCATCCGCCCAAGGATGCAGGTCTGCCCGCAGATCCGGATTGCACTGCCTAAAGAGGTGGACGATCGCCCCCAATTTGCTGGCCATTTGCACCGTCACTGCCTGCTCTGCTGCATTCACCGTCATTCTCTCCGCAACACCTTTGTTCCCAAGGTTAGCGAGGGGAAACGGCTTGATCAACTCTAGGGGTTGGCAGCGGTGCCAAAGGACGCTCAAGGCGGGGTTGTCCCACGGAGTAACTTAGGGCATAGCTTTGCACCAAGAGCCAAAACCAAAGTTGCGGTGCTAAGGGTTCTAGCCATGGTTGACAACGGCGTACTAAAGCGGGTAGCCAAAAGCCAAAGAGGGCATGGTACAGGGCATCCAAGCTAAAACTCAGGTAGCTTTGCAGCCAGCGTAGCAGATCCCCAAGCCCGACCATTTCGTAGATCCACCAGAGAAGGCCGGGGTTTTGCCAAGCGGCTCGCAGTGCCATACGGTTAAAGGGCAACCAGCCAGCGCGGTCTTTGATAAAGCGATCGGCCAATTCGGGGGATTCCTGTCCGAGGATGCCAAAAAAGGTGTTTAACATGGCATTGACCCGCTCGGGGGGGAGGGGGCGATCGCTGGGCACCATCATTCCCCGCGAAAAGAGCCATGTCACGGCTGTATTGCTCTGATAAGCGCGAATTTGGTTGAGGAATTGTTTTTGCACAAGGTCGTGACGCAATGCCGTATCTAGCAAATCCGTGAGTCGCGGTAGGTTGCGCACCAAAGACCCAAACCCCGTAAACACCAAAGGAGATTGGAGGGATGCGGCATCACCAATGGCCAAAACGCGATCAAATGCCACCGCGCGATCGCCCGAATGGTGGCTAAAGTAACCGGGGATGTAACCAAAGGTGGGTTTGACCCAAGTGAGTTGATCGAGATCGCAGCGGCGGTACTCTGGCAAGATGGTAAAAAAGTCCTCATACAGTTCCAACAGCGATCCGGGAAACTCGCGCTGGATGTGATGGTAGTGAAAAAGATAAATGGTGCGCTCTTCCCCTGCTCCCGGAAACAGTTCCCAAATCAGTTGGCGTCCCCGCGAAATATCACCGTGGCTAAAGAGGACATCCCCATAATTGCCATCCCAAACTTCTGGGGCAATGCCCTTGACGATCGCCCCCACCGTGGGACAAACACTATCATAGGCACGACCGCCGTTCAGCTGACGGGCAATAGGGGAAGCAGTGCCCATCGCATCAATGAGGACACGGGCGATCGCCTGCCGTTGTTCTTGGGTCTGACGGTGCTGCGTTTGGAGAACCACGCCATTGGGATGAATCGTCGCTGTCTCAAATTCCGTCCAATCCCAAATCTCACCGCCCGCTTGGCGCAGTTTCTCACCACACAGATGCAGAAATTTTGCCGAATCAAGGGCAATGTTGAGAACGGTGGGAGTGTGCAGTACGGGTGCCCGACAATGGGCAGGGCTAGTGGCATCAAAGAACTTGTTAAAGCCATCGCGGTACTCGCGGGCAATCAGGCTCTCAAATTCCGCTGCCGTAAACAACCCCAGATCAATGACGCTCTGAAATTCCATGCGAGAGATATTCCACTCCCGATTCATGCGGCCAAAGGGTAGTCGCTCGATGACCAGAACGCGATAGCCTAACCGCGCCATCACTGCTGCATGGATCACCCCCAAGGCACCGCCCACATAGACCAAATCATAGGTAGGCGCCTCACAGAGGGTCGTTGCCCTGTGCAAAACAGGCACTGGGGAGGTGGGCTGTTGTACCCCTTGGCGCCAGCGTTGCTCCCACCAATAGACGCGCTCTAGATCCGCTTCTCCTTGGGGCATGCGTTGGAAGTATTTCACCGTTAGGGGATAGCGATCGACCAAGGCCTCAAAAATTGTCTTATCAGCAGGCCAAGGAGGAAGCACCTCAGGTTTGAGGGGAAAGGCCAAACGCAGCTCCCGCTGAAGGTGTTGGACACAGGCACGCTCTTGGGGGAAAGGCCGCTCTCCCCAGCGCATCACCTTGAGGTACGTGGTTCGCTGCAAGCTCCATAGGAAAATGGCCAGTTCTGTTGCGGTCTCAGGAACCTGCCAACAACCCCCAGTTGGTTTTGGCGCAATAGTGCCAATGCGCGGCTCAAAGCTGTGGTGCAGCCAGTGAATTACCGCTGCGGTATTGGGGGTGGGTACCTCAAGGTATAACAGTTCTTGCATTTTGTTTCAAAAGTCCGCTACGGCACTTGACAACGGCACGATTTGGCGTAAACTGCACTGTACTAAACAGTTTAAGAGAGTTTACGATTTCTCAGAATTGCCCTGTTGCCCTATGCATTATCCCATTCCTCGGAGTCTCGAAGAAATGACTGCCCTAAGCCAGCAACCTGTCAATGGCGATCTGGTAGCGGCAGCGATCGCTGGCGTGATTACGATTTGCCGTGCCCAAGGCTATAGTCTGGCGGAGGTTCAGGAATGGGTGCTCGCTGAGGATGATCTGCTGGATCAAAAAACGCGCCAATGGCTGAGTGAGGCGGTGGAAATGGCTTGGTCAAGCGTGGAAGCAGGGGCAGTGACGACTGGCCGTGAGGGCGATCGCTAGGGCATCGGCAGCGTCATCGGGCTTGGGCAGCGTGCTGAGATTGAGTTCCCGTTGCACCGCCTGTTGAACGTCTATTTTTGCGGCATTGCCATAGCCAGTGAGGGCTTGCTTCACTTGGGGAGGAGTGAATTCCATTAGCTGACAGTGCAGTTGACTCAGGACTAAAAGAATCACGCCCCGGGCTTGAGCAACCACAATCGTATGGCTCATTTTGTAGAAAAAGAGTCGCTCCAAAGCCACTAAATCCGGTTGGAGGGCAGGAATGAGCATGTGCAGATCGGTGTAGAGACTCTGGAGGCGATCGCCCATGGGGAGATTGGCAGGGGTGGTAATGACGCCAAAATCCCCCACTTGGCAAGTGTTGTTCTGTACTTCAATACAGCCATAGCCAAGGGTGGCTAAGCCGGGGTCTAGGCCAAGGATACGCACTCGCCCTAATTGGCAATGCCGGTAAAAAGATCCAACAGAGGCTTCGCCATCCAGTTCAACCCCACCTTCAGTTGATGTTCAAAAGTGGGCATGCGGTAGAGGTAGGCCAGTCGCCGTGCCAAGTAGGCCAGAGGGCCATCGAGGGTCAGTCCCAACCCTGCCAAGGCGGCGCGATCGGTACCGAGGGTGAGCATTTCACCGAGATGGGAGTAGCGACAGGGGAGTAGCGGGCGATCCCTCAGACTGGCCCAAAGATTCCAAGCGGTATAATCCGCCTGTTGAAAGGCCGCCTGCGCCGTATGGGGAATGGGGTCTCCCTGTTCATCCACTGCATCGGCAGCATCCCCAAGGGCAAAAATCTCTGGGTGATCAACCACTTGCAATGTTGGCGTGACTTGGAGGCGGCCTGTGGGCGTTTTCGGTAAATCAAGGGCAGCAATCACCGGCGAAACTGCCGTACCCACCGTCCACAGAACAATATCAACGGGCAGCTCATCCACGCGGTCTTTATATTGCAGTGCAATCTGATCGACAGTGACAGCAACCGGGGTGGTCTCCAAATCAATCCAAACACCCCGCTCTTCAAGGGCACGCAGAGCCGCCTTGCGATTAAATTCCGGGGAAGACTTGAGAATCTCCGTATTGCGATCCACCAGACGAATGCGACCTCGGCTGCCCAGTCGCTCTGCTAGCTTACAGGCCAATTCCACGCCACTCGGCCCCGCACCGACCACCACCACCCGGATGCGATCGCGATCGGAGCGCTCCTGCCGTTGCAGTGCTTCTTCAAGACGGTAGGCATCACTCAGGG contains these protein-coding regions:
- a CDS encoding NAD(P)/FAD-dependent oxidoreductase, giving the protein MQELLYLEVPTPNTAAVIHWLHHSFEPRIGTIAPKPTGGCWQVPETATELAIFLWSLQRTTYLKVMRWGERPFPQERACVQHLQRELRLAFPLKPEVLPPWPADKTIFEALVDRYPLTVKYFQRMPQGEADLERVYWWEQRWRQGVQQPTSPVPVLHRATTLCEAPTYDLVYVGGALGVIHAAVMARLGYRVLVIERLPFGRMNREWNISRMEFQSVIDLGLFTAAEFESLIAREYRDGFNKFFDATSPAHCRAPVLHTPTVLNIALDSAKFLHLCGEKLRQAGGEIWDWTEFETATIHPNGVVLQTQHRQTQEQRQAIARVLIDAMGTASPIARQLNGGRAYDSVCPTVGAIVKGIAPEVWDGNYGDVLFSHGDISRGRQLIWELFPGAGEERTIYLFHYHHIQREFPGSLLELYEDFFTILPEYRRCDLDQLTWVKPTFGYIPGYFSHHSGDRAVAFDRVLAIGDAASLQSPLVFTGFGSLVRNLPRLTDLLDTALRHDLVQKQFLNQIRAYQSNTAVTWLFSRGMMVPSDRPLPPERVNAMLNTFFGILGQESPELADRFIKDRAGWLPFNRMALRAAWQNPGLLWWIYEMVGLGDLLRWLQSYLSFSLDALYHALFGFWLPALVRRCQPWLEPLAPQLWFWLLVQSYALSYSVGQPRLERPLAPLPTPRVDQAVSPR
- a CDS encoding NAD(P)/FAD-dependent oxidoreductase — encoded protein: MTESAVKSQICILGGGFGGLYTALRLAQFPWSSPPEITLVDHSDRFVFTPLLYELITGELQAWEIAPPFVELLKDTPGVFHQGTVSAVDLKEKTVHLSEGASLTYDKLVLALGGETPKNSIPGVAAYALTFRTLSDAYRLEEALQRQERSDRDRIRVVVVGAGPSGVELACKLAERLGSRGRIRLVDRNTEILKSSPEFNRKAALRALEERGVWIDLETTPVAVTVDQIALQYKDRVDELPVDIVLWTVGTAVSPVIAALDLPKTPTGRLQVTPTLQVVDHPEIFALGDAADAVDEQGDPIPHTAQAAFQQADYTAWNLWASLRDRPLLPCRYSHLGEMLTLGTDRAALAGLGLTLDGPLAYLARRLAYLYRMPTFEHQLKVGLNWMAKPLLDLFTGIAN
- the ruvC gene encoding crossover junction endodeoxyribonuclease RuvC, translating into MRILGLDPGLATLGYGCIEVQNNTCQVGDFGVITTPANLPMGDRLQSLYTDLHMLIPALQPDLVALERLFFYKMSHTIVVAQARGVILLVLSQLHCQLMEFTPPQVKQALTGYGNAAKIDVQQAVQRELNLSTLPKPDDAADALAIALTASRHCPCFHA